The proteins below are encoded in one region of Paenacidovorax monticola:
- a CDS encoding ABC transporter substrate-binding protein has protein sequence MNAWIAWGRRARAALGLGLLLAAALPARAAEVVVGQVAPLSGVLASTGQQMVLGGKIYFDWVNAQGGVHGATLRQEVVDDGYKVPDTVRLTRELLARPEVVALYGFAGTANITQLLADGVLEQGGAALVAPYTGGESLRSPFNPWIFHVRAGYADEAEHMVQQLTTLGMDRVAVMYQDDGFGKAGLAGVEAALAKRKLKLVASTGYERNTDQVEAAAQAIKAADAQAVIMIAINKPAAAFIKRYRELGGGAQLYNISVVDPTELVKLAGLKNAHGLGISQVVPYPYRPLLPVVREYQQLLKQYAPEAEVNYTSFEQFLGAKVLVEALRRAGPAPTRAKVVRALESLRSFDLGGITVGYSPTNRVGSRYVEVTVIGANGRLMK, from the coding sequence ATGAATGCATGGATCGCATGGGGCCGCCGTGCGCGCGCGGCGCTCGGCCTGGGCCTGCTGCTGGCCGCCGCGCTGCCCGCGCGGGCCGCCGAAGTGGTCGTGGGCCAGGTTGCGCCGCTGTCGGGCGTGCTGGCCTCCACGGGCCAGCAGATGGTGCTGGGCGGCAAGATCTACTTCGACTGGGTCAATGCCCAGGGCGGCGTGCACGGCGCCACCCTCCGCCAGGAGGTGGTGGACGACGGCTACAAGGTGCCCGACACGGTGCGCCTCACGCGCGAACTGCTGGCACGGCCCGAGGTGGTGGCGCTCTACGGTTTCGCGGGCACGGCCAACATCACGCAGCTGCTGGCCGACGGCGTGCTGGAGCAGGGCGGGGCGGCGCTCGTGGCGCCCTACACGGGCGGCGAGTCGCTGCGCAGCCCGTTCAACCCCTGGATATTCCACGTGCGCGCGGGCTATGCCGACGAGGCCGAGCACATGGTGCAGCAGCTCACCACGCTGGGCATGGACCGTGTGGCCGTGATGTACCAGGACGACGGCTTCGGCAAGGCGGGCCTTGCCGGTGTGGAGGCGGCGCTGGCCAAGCGCAAGCTCAAGCTCGTGGCCTCGACGGGCTACGAACGCAACACCGACCAGGTCGAGGCGGCGGCGCAGGCCATCAAGGCCGCCGACGCGCAGGCCGTGATCATGATCGCCATCAACAAGCCTGCGGCCGCCTTCATCAAGCGCTACCGCGAGCTGGGCGGCGGCGCGCAGCTCTACAACATCTCGGTGGTGGACCCGACCGAACTCGTGAAGCTTGCGGGCCTCAAGAACGCGCATGGCCTGGGCATCAGCCAGGTCGTGCCCTACCCGTACCGGCCCCTGCTGCCCGTGGTGCGCGAGTACCAGCAGCTGCTCAAGCAGTACGCACCCGAGGCCGAGGTCAACTACACGAGCTTCGAGCAGTTCCTGGGCGCCAAGGTGCTCGTCGAGGCGCTGCGCCGCGCGGGCCCCGCACCCACGCGCGCCAAGGTCGTGCGCGCACTCGAGTCGCTGCGCAGCTTTGATCTGGGCGGCATCACTGTGGGCTACTCGCCCACCAACCGCGTGGGCTCGCGCTATGTCGAGGTCACCGTGATCGGCGCCAATGGCCGGCTCATGAAATAG
- a CDS encoding alpha/beta fold hydrolase: protein MSPSSHYATCAGYEIHFMEWGAPDAPVVIAWHGLARTGRDMDELAAHLSGRYRVICPDTLGRGLSQWAAKPEEEYSLAFYARLAGELFDRLGIERAHWVGTSMGGAIGTVSAAGRYEPRLKGRIRSLLLNDNAPRLADEALARIRAYAGHPPAFDTVQELETFFRQVYLPYGWLSDAQWRRLTETSTRRLPDGRVTPHYDPAMVQQFTLHENDYLIWDHYDALDIPVLCLRGVDSDLVLRETTAEMLTRGPGARGLAQVIEVPGCGHAPALNVPEHYALVDHFLDGVEARGF from the coding sequence ATGTCTCCCTCATCGCACTACGCCACCTGTGCCGGCTACGAAATCCACTTCATGGAATGGGGCGCGCCCGACGCCCCAGTGGTGATCGCATGGCACGGCCTGGCGCGCACGGGGCGCGACATGGACGAGCTGGCCGCCCACCTGAGCGGACGCTACCGCGTGATCTGCCCCGACACACTGGGCCGGGGCCTGAGCCAGTGGGCTGCCAAGCCCGAGGAGGAGTACAGCCTGGCCTTCTACGCGCGGCTCGCGGGCGAGCTGTTCGACCGGCTCGGCATCGAGCGCGCGCACTGGGTCGGCACCTCGATGGGCGGCGCCATCGGCACCGTGAGCGCGGCGGGCCGCTACGAGCCGCGCCTGAAGGGACGCATCCGCAGCCTGCTGCTCAACGACAACGCACCGCGCCTGGCCGACGAGGCCTTGGCGCGCATCCGCGCCTACGCGGGCCACCCGCCCGCGTTCGACACGGTGCAGGAGCTGGAGACCTTCTTCCGGCAGGTCTACCTGCCCTATGGCTGGCTCAGCGACGCGCAGTGGCGCCGCCTCACCGAGACCTCCACGCGCCGCCTGCCCGACGGCCGCGTGACGCCGCACTACGACCCGGCCATGGTGCAGCAGTTCACGCTGCACGAGAACGACTACCTGATCTGGGACCACTACGACGCGCTCGACATTCCCGTGCTGTGCCTGCGCGGTGTGGACTCCGACCTCGTGCTGCGCGAGACCACGGCCGAGATGCTCACGCGCGGCCCTGGCGCGCGCGGCCTCGCGCAGGTGATCGAGGTGCCGGGCTGCGGCCACGCGCCTGCGCTCAATGTGCCCGAGCACTATGCGCTGGTGGATCACTTCCTGGACGGGGTGGAAGCGCGTGGCTTCTAG
- a CDS encoding fibronectin type III domain-containing protein has translation MTTKMRASSAQLESAGAQKHFRFSAEWLRWLLALYLCGPGWISTVQAACTFNGTSLAEGETVEAFLLSSVPTGRACTSETRTCISNVMTGTYPFASCGVDVPRACLFNGRTIASGEGVTAYQHSSVDYGQTCTQETRTCSNGTLSGSYNFASCNVGPPASCQLDGQMVAHGQTITAYLHATAPAGSSCIPESRSCSNGLLSGSYANASCQIMVAPSAPAGVQATPTGSGQVTVTWQTPADVGSGVSSYTVTAQPGGQLCTPSPATATACTFTGLVDGRTYTFTVEASNGAGSARSPTPSNPATPLSNPKAFSAPTPTGTGPLGVAVAGGGTTCAFESVQLVPTARASAAPPAGLQFPHGLLDFVLAGCDASNITLTITYPSALPQGVQYWKLHGDTWAPYASATAATGAITATLTLRDGGPGDDDGDGANGRIVDPGQVAVMALSGSGAVGIPTLSPWRLALLVILLGLVGLGRRHQRG, from the coding sequence ATGACTACAAAAATGAGAGCTTCCAGCGCACAGTTGGAAAGCGCTGGAGCCCAAAAACATTTCCGATTCTCTGCAGAGTGGCTACGCTGGCTGCTGGCGCTATATCTGTGCGGACCAGGGTGGATCTCCACAGTACAAGCGGCGTGCACTTTCAATGGGACGTCTCTTGCGGAAGGAGAAACGGTTGAGGCATTCCTGCTCTCATCCGTTCCCACGGGACGTGCCTGCACGTCGGAGACCAGAACCTGCATCAGCAATGTGATGACTGGCACCTATCCCTTCGCGTCCTGTGGAGTGGATGTTCCCAGGGCTTGCCTTTTCAATGGCAGAACGATTGCAAGCGGAGAAGGTGTTACGGCCTATCAGCATTCTTCTGTGGACTACGGCCAGACGTGCACGCAGGAGACAAGAACTTGCTCAAACGGCACGCTCTCCGGCTCCTACAACTTCGCCTCATGCAATGTAGGCCCTCCTGCGTCCTGCCAGTTAGACGGACAGATGGTCGCCCATGGCCAAACCATCACCGCCTACCTGCATGCCACCGCGCCCGCGGGCAGCAGTTGCATCCCTGAATCCAGAAGTTGCTCCAACGGCTTGCTATCCGGCTCTTACGCCAACGCTTCTTGCCAAATCATGGTGGCACCCAGCGCCCCCGCAGGCGTGCAAGCCACACCTACCGGCTCCGGCCAGGTCACGGTCACATGGCAAACACCCGCTGACGTCGGCAGTGGGGTTTCCAGCTACACCGTCACAGCCCAGCCGGGCGGACAGCTTTGCACCCCCAGCCCAGCAACAGCCACCGCTTGCACGTTCACCGGCTTGGTTGATGGGCGGACCTATACCTTCACCGTAGAGGCCAGCAACGGCGCGGGCAGTGCCAGGTCGCCCACACCGTCCAACCCTGCCACGCCTCTGTCCAATCCCAAGGCGTTCTCAGCCCCCACGCCCACGGGCACGGGCCCTCTGGGCGTGGCCGTGGCAGGTGGAGGCACGACCTGCGCGTTCGAGAGTGTGCAACTGGTGCCCACTGCCCGCGCCTCCGCCGCGCCGCCAGCCGGGTTGCAGTTTCCGCATGGGCTGCTGGACTTCGTGCTGGCAGGCTGCGACGCAAGCAACATCACACTCACCATCACCTACCCCAGCGCACTGCCGCAGGGCGTGCAGTACTGGAAACTGCACGGCGACACCTGGGCGCCGTATGCGAGCGCCACAGCAGCCACGGGCGCCATAACGGCCACACTGACGCTGCGCGACGGCGGACCAGGCGACGACGACGGTGACGGTGCCAACGGCCGCATCGTGGACCCCGGCCAGGTGGCGGTCATGGCGCTGTCGGGAAGTGGCGCAGTGGGCATCCCCACGCTGTCGCCGTGGAGGCTGGCGCTGCTGGTGATTTTGCTGGGGCTGGTGGGCCTTGGAAGGCGGCACCAGCGGGGATAG
- a CDS encoding LuxR C-terminal-related transcriptional regulator, with amino-acid sequence MDTMCARLQAGVFHSFTLSESSAPALESVGNLEQFGLHAKHMAEYETQHAGNDPRLAATLRIATGGVMLDHEHFSAREALRNPVYADWLIPLGLKHTAGVVIRQEGSARDFISFMRPRDTKPYSADDKRFIEQLVPDIARAAKLRARMVTLSHHAHLGMAALDSLRPSIVVVDAQCRIHHANPAAERLLALPGALGARHGRLRCMPGTAHEQLEQLVRGACATPPRAGAISLADGAQRLIATALPLQASHAWANPRQAPMALIVITMPGSASSLDPCLVGDMLGLSPTETRLALLLAMGKTVKEFAAIENMSWHTARSHTKNLLRKTGCHRQVELVQLLQSLRGV; translated from the coding sequence ATGGATACGATGTGCGCTCGACTGCAGGCAGGCGTTTTCCACAGCTTCACGCTCAGTGAAAGCAGCGCGCCAGCGCTCGAGAGCGTCGGCAACCTGGAACAGTTCGGGCTGCACGCCAAGCACATGGCCGAATACGAAACCCAGCATGCCGGCAATGACCCGCGCCTGGCAGCCACACTGCGCATCGCGACGGGCGGGGTCATGCTCGACCATGAGCATTTCAGCGCACGGGAAGCTCTGCGCAACCCTGTCTATGCAGACTGGCTCATTCCATTGGGCCTTAAGCACACGGCAGGTGTTGTCATCCGGCAAGAGGGCAGCGCACGTGACTTCATCAGCTTCATGCGCCCCCGGGATACCAAGCCATATTCCGCAGATGACAAACGCTTCATTGAACAGCTGGTGCCCGACATTGCCCGCGCCGCCAAGCTGCGCGCGCGCATGGTCACGCTGTCGCACCACGCCCACCTGGGCATGGCCGCGCTGGACAGCCTGCGCCCCAGCATTGTGGTCGTGGACGCACAATGCCGCATCCACCATGCCAACCCCGCTGCCGAGCGCCTGCTCGCCCTGCCGGGCGCTCTGGGCGCGCGGCACGGCCGGCTGCGGTGCATGCCGGGAACGGCGCATGAGCAACTGGAACAACTGGTGCGCGGAGCATGCGCCACACCACCCCGGGCAGGAGCCATCTCTCTGGCGGATGGCGCGCAGCGGCTCATTGCCACGGCGCTGCCGCTGCAAGCCAGCCATGCCTGGGCCAACCCGCGCCAGGCGCCCATGGCTCTGATCGTGATCACCATGCCGGGCTCGGCGTCCAGCCTCGACCCGTGCCTCGTGGGCGACATGCTGGGCCTGTCGCCTACCGAAACGCGTCTGGCCCTGCTGCTGGCCATGGGCAAGACTGTCAAGGAATTCGCCGCCATCGAGAACATGAGCTGGCACACGGCACGCTCACACACCAAGAACCTCCTGCGCAAGACGGGCTGCCATCGGCAAGTGGAACTGGTGCAGTTGCTGCAGTCGCTGCGAGGGGTATAG
- a CDS encoding LuxR family transcriptional regulator produces MQEQARRIAGLLYDGVLSPQDWYDGMEAFKETVGCTNFHQLTVDVNQGMVLESLANINNDEAQANYDQHYALIDERVPLAMRLGQGQVMLDHEHFSDRHMSRSALYVDCLAPQGMKYTMGLVLRVEGSVRQYVGFMRAVDRPHFTKDDRDFALHLAPDVIRAAHLRSHASQLARHMALGLAALDALPQALVIVDAHCRIQYSNPAADRMLARPGAMGVRHGRLSCLEGNAQVRWQSLVAAACSRQGTGMAGALQPAPGARSLVVTVLPINARHPMALHQAPWRWQSCTILPLQAVSTRA; encoded by the coding sequence ATGCAAGAACAAGCAAGACGCATCGCTGGGCTGCTGTACGACGGTGTGCTGTCGCCGCAGGACTGGTATGACGGTATGGAAGCGTTCAAGGAAACCGTCGGATGCACGAACTTCCACCAACTCACCGTAGACGTGAACCAAGGCATGGTGCTGGAGAGCCTTGCGAACATCAACAACGATGAGGCGCAGGCAAACTACGACCAGCACTATGCGCTGATCGACGAGCGCGTCCCTCTGGCCATGCGACTAGGCCAGGGCCAGGTGATGCTCGACCACGAGCACTTCAGCGACCGTCACATGTCGCGCAGCGCTCTCTATGTGGACTGCCTCGCCCCACAGGGCATGAAATACACCATGGGACTGGTGCTGCGCGTGGAAGGCAGCGTGCGCCAGTACGTGGGCTTCATGCGCGCAGTGGACCGGCCTCACTTCACCAAGGACGATCGCGATTTCGCCCTGCACCTTGCGCCGGATGTGATACGGGCGGCCCATCTGCGATCCCATGCCAGCCAACTGGCGCGTCACATGGCCCTGGGGCTGGCAGCGCTCGACGCGCTGCCGCAAGCCCTCGTCATCGTGGATGCGCATTGCCGCATCCAGTATTCCAACCCCGCCGCCGACCGCATGCTCGCCCGGCCTGGAGCGATGGGCGTGCGGCACGGTCGCCTGTCGTGCCTGGAGGGCAACGCACAGGTGCGCTGGCAATCCCTCGTGGCCGCCGCCTGTTCGCGCCAGGGAACAGGAATGGCGGGGGCCCTGCAACCCGCGCCCGGCGCGCGCAGCTTGGTAGTCACCGTTCTGCCGATCAACGCCCGGCACCCGATGGCCTTGCACCAGGCCCCCTGGCGCTGGCAGTCCTGCACGATCCTGCCGCTCCAGGCGGTCTCGACCCGCGCCTGA
- a CDS encoding Lon protease family protein produces the protein MTLHTACSELDAARLRRVVPPDSMGFADTGELVGLPLPWIGQDRAAEAARFGLGLDQPDYNLFVLGEVGSGRASLMRQAMHQAAAERPAPPDLCYLHDFDTPERPRALRLPTGQGRLLRQGMQQWAKTLEAEIPKRLAAPDTKAEAERIEKGHQAEEARAFAELDLFAEARRFRVTRDGGQMVFTLLGSDGKGLTEAEAEALTREQRAAIEQAEQELRAEISRFLERMRPLERARDEALAALRRQTAKPLVDHALDEIRQGLRKQIKDAAKLGHWFDQIQREVLEHLDLFVPHAEAETDDPAEEDRRAELADLLAHCHVNLAVDNGDLRGAPVVVEDNPQLRSLFGNIEHQSDGDAPHADFSGIHAGSLLRAHGGFLMLFLRDLLGDEPLWERLRRFLRCSRLTIEDAGAAHGPASPVALQPEAVDVEVKIVLIGSVEEYYALQEGDPDLARRFRVKVDFAERFAATPETRHATAVFVARSCARRGLPHFTAAGVARLLEQSHREADDQERQSALFAATEALLIESATLARRRGAPLADAQDVDAALQARRLRHNYPEESLHESIAEGERLISLQGTQVGQLNALTQIDLGDYRFGCPVRITARTFAGQEGLLNIEREVDLSGPIHDKGVLILHSYLTALFGHVAPLALNASIVFEQEYSGVEGDSASCAELYALLSSLSGLPLRQDIAVTGALNQHGEVLPVGGLNEKIEGWFRTCEAAGLTGAQGVLIPARNQRHLMLEHRVVEAVRQGCFHIYTARHVGEGIALLTGHPSGMAGGPVESGSVLEHAGRALREYRRLCQAAMRARPARPGRAR, from the coding sequence GTGACCCTTCACACTGCCTGCAGCGAGTTGGACGCGGCGCGCCTGCGCCGGGTCGTTCCTCCGGATTCGATGGGCTTCGCCGACACGGGAGAACTCGTGGGCCTGCCCTTGCCCTGGATCGGCCAGGACCGTGCCGCCGAGGCCGCGCGCTTCGGTCTGGGCCTGGACCAGCCCGACTACAACCTGTTCGTGCTCGGCGAGGTGGGCAGCGGCCGCGCCTCGCTCATGCGCCAGGCCATGCACCAGGCCGCCGCCGAACGCCCCGCGCCCCCGGACCTGTGCTACCTGCACGACTTCGACACGCCCGAGCGCCCCCGCGCCCTGCGCCTGCCCACGGGCCAGGGCCGCCTGCTGCGCCAGGGCATGCAGCAATGGGCCAAGACGCTGGAAGCCGAGATCCCCAAGCGCCTGGCGGCCCCCGACACCAAGGCCGAGGCCGAACGCATCGAGAAAGGCCACCAGGCCGAGGAAGCACGCGCCTTCGCCGAGCTGGACCTGTTCGCCGAGGCCCGCCGCTTCCGCGTGACGCGCGACGGCGGCCAGATGGTGTTCACGCTGCTGGGCAGCGACGGCAAGGGCCTGACCGAAGCCGAGGCCGAGGCCCTCACGCGCGAGCAGCGGGCCGCCATCGAACAGGCCGAGCAGGAGCTGCGCGCCGAGATCTCGCGCTTTCTGGAGCGCATGCGCCCCCTGGAGCGCGCGCGCGACGAAGCCCTGGCGGCGCTGCGCCGCCAGACCGCCAAGCCCCTCGTGGACCATGCGCTCGACGAGATCCGCCAGGGGCTGCGCAAGCAGATCAAGGACGCGGCCAAGCTCGGCCACTGGTTCGACCAGATCCAGCGCGAAGTGCTGGAACACCTCGACCTCTTCGTGCCCCATGCGGAGGCCGAGACCGACGACCCTGCCGAGGAAGACCGCCGCGCCGAACTGGCCGACCTGCTCGCGCACTGCCATGTGAACCTGGCCGTGGACAACGGCGACCTGCGCGGCGCCCCCGTGGTCGTCGAAGACAACCCGCAGCTGCGCAGCCTGTTTGGCAACATCGAGCACCAGTCCGACGGCGATGCGCCGCACGCGGACTTCTCGGGCATCCACGCGGGCAGCCTGCTGCGCGCGCACGGCGGCTTCCTCATGCTGTTCCTGCGCGACCTGCTGGGCGACGAACCGCTGTGGGAGCGGCTGCGCCGCTTCCTGCGCTGCAGCCGCCTCACCATCGAGGACGCGGGCGCGGCCCACGGCCCAGCCTCGCCCGTGGCGCTGCAGCCCGAGGCCGTGGACGTGGAGGTCAAGATCGTGCTCATCGGCTCGGTCGAGGAGTACTACGCGCTGCAGGAGGGTGACCCCGACCTTGCACGGCGCTTCCGCGTGAAGGTGGATTTCGCCGAGCGCTTCGCCGCCACCCCCGAGACGCGCCATGCCACGGCGGTGTTCGTGGCGCGCAGCTGCGCGCGCCGGGGCCTGCCGCACTTCACGGCGGCGGGCGTGGCGCGGCTGCTCGAACAGTCGCACCGCGAGGCCGACGACCAGGAGCGGCAAAGCGCCCTCTTCGCGGCCACCGAGGCGCTGCTCATCGAAAGCGCCACGCTGGCGCGCCGGCGTGGCGCACCGCTCGCCGACGCGCAGGACGTGGACGCCGCGCTGCAGGCGCGGCGGCTGCGCCACAACTACCCCGAGGAGTCGCTGCACGAATCCATTGCCGAGGGCGAACGCCTGATCTCGCTGCAGGGCACGCAGGTGGGCCAGCTCAATGCGCTGACGCAGATCGATCTGGGCGACTACCGCTTTGGCTGCCCCGTGCGCATCACGGCACGCACCTTCGCGGGCCAGGAGGGGCTGCTCAACATCGAGCGCGAGGTGGACCTCTCGGGCCCCATCCACGACAAGGGCGTGCTGATCCTGCACAGCTACCTCACGGCGCTGTTCGGCCATGTGGCGCCGCTGGCGCTCAACGCTTCCATCGTGTTCGAGCAGGAATACAGCGGCGTGGAGGGCGACTCGGCCTCGTGCGCGGAGCTGTACGCGCTGCTGTCATCGCTGTCGGGTCTGCCGCTGCGCCAGGACATCGCGGTGACGGGCGCGCTCAACCAGCACGGCGAGGTGCTGCCCGTGGGCGGGCTCAACGAGAAGATCGAGGGCTGGTTCCGCACCTGCGAGGCCGCGGGGCTCACGGGCGCGCAGGGCGTGCTCATCCCCGCGCGCAACCAGCGTCACCTGATGCTGGAACACCGCGTGGTCGAGGCCGTGCGGCAGGGCTGCTTCCACATCTACACCGCGCGGCACGTGGGCGAAGGCATCGCGCTACTCACCGGCCACCCCTCGGGCATGGCCGGCGGTCCCGTCGAGAGCGGCAGCGTGCTAGAACACGCGGGCCGGGCCCTGCGCGAATACCGGCGCCTGTGCCAGGCTGCGATGCGCGCGCGCCCGGCCCGGCCCGGGCGGGCACGCTGA
- a CDS encoding HAD family hydrolase has translation MLDTARIRAITLDLDDTLWPIWPTMERAEQVLRGWLRPQAPATVALLEQPERARAVRARVVQARPDLAHDLSAVRREFIRAALTEAGDDPALTDGGFDVFFAERQRVELYGDALQALDYLAARHPVVALSNGNANLGEIGIARYFRGSISASQFGVAKPDPRIFHAAAQHLGVEPSQVLHVGDDATLDAHGALGAGMQAVWINRGGADWPHGEATPHATVDSLTALCRLLD, from the coding sequence ATGCTCGACACCGCCCGCATCCGCGCCATCACCCTGGACCTCGACGACACCCTCTGGCCCATCTGGCCCACCATGGAGCGTGCCGAGCAGGTGCTGCGCGGCTGGCTGCGGCCGCAGGCTCCGGCCACCGTGGCGCTGCTGGAGCAGCCCGAGCGCGCGCGGGCCGTGCGGGCCCGCGTGGTGCAGGCGCGGCCCGACCTCGCGCACGACCTGAGCGCCGTGCGGCGCGAATTCATCCGCGCCGCGCTGACCGAGGCGGGCGACGATCCCGCGCTGACCGATGGCGGCTTCGACGTGTTCTTCGCCGAGCGCCAGCGCGTGGAGCTGTACGGCGACGCGCTGCAGGCGCTGGATTACCTGGCCGCGCGGCATCCGGTGGTGGCCCTGTCCAATGGCAACGCCAACCTGGGGGAGATCGGCATCGCGCGGTACTTCCGCGGCAGCATCAGCGCGAGCCAGTTCGGCGTGGCCAAACCCGACCCCCGCATCTTCCACGCGGCGGCGCAGCACCTGGGCGTGGAGCCTTCCCAGGTGCTGCACGTGGGCGACGATGCCACGCTCGACGCCCACGGTGCGCTGGGCGCAGGCATGCAGGCCGTGTGGATCAACCGTGGCGGCGCCGATTGGCCACATGGAGAGGCGACACCCCATGCCACCGTGGACAGCCTCACGGCGCTGTGCCGCCTGCTCGACTGA
- a CDS encoding DUF2189 domain-containing protein, which translates to MPHTQVFLPPVRTVGLMQPLAWLAWGWRDMARAGWVSWAHGLALALFGALIVAVAHNRFWLLAGALSGFLVVGPVLATSLYALSRALERRERADWSVVNRTWLQWQRSHPRKWGDHDYWCLVQFGLLLALAATGWVLTSAALITLLAPVRVDTPLDFVRHVVLARDGWLFELWLGLGSLLAAPIFASSVVAMPLLLDRRATLRQAVLTSWQAVLSNPAPMALWAALILVFTLLGLGSLLLGLVAAMPMLGHASWHAYRDLVDASGLPERGEGAA; encoded by the coding sequence ATGCCACACACACAGGTCTTCCTGCCCCCGGTGCGTACCGTGGGGCTCATGCAACCCCTGGCCTGGCTGGCCTGGGGCTGGCGCGACATGGCGCGCGCGGGCTGGGTCAGCTGGGCGCACGGCCTGGCGCTCGCGCTGTTCGGCGCGCTCATCGTGGCCGTGGCGCACAACCGCTTCTGGCTGCTGGCGGGGGCGCTGTCGGGCTTTCTGGTAGTGGGGCCGGTGCTGGCCACCAGCCTGTATGCGCTGAGCCGGGCGCTGGAGCGGCGCGAGCGCGCGGACTGGAGCGTGGTGAACCGCACCTGGCTGCAATGGCAGCGCAGCCATCCGCGCAAGTGGGGCGACCACGACTACTGGTGCCTGGTGCAGTTCGGCCTGCTGCTGGCCCTGGCCGCGACCGGATGGGTGCTGACCTCGGCCGCGCTCATCACGCTGCTCGCGCCCGTGCGCGTGGACACGCCGCTCGACTTCGTGCGCCACGTGGTGCTGGCGCGGGACGGCTGGCTGTTCGAACTGTGGCTGGGGCTGGGCAGCCTGCTGGCGGCGCCGATCTTCGCGTCCAGCGTGGTGGCCATGCCCCTGCTGCTGGACCGGCGCGCCACGCTGCGCCAGGCGGTGCTCACGAGCTGGCAGGCCGTGCTGTCCAACCCCGCGCCCATGGCGCTGTGGGCCGCGCTGATCCTGGTGTTCACGCTGCTGGGCCTGGGGTCGCTGCTGCTGGGGCTGGTTGCCGCCATGCCCATGCTGGGCCATGCGAGCTGGCATGCCTACCGCGACCTCGTCGATGCCTCGGGCCTGCCCGAGCGCGGGGAGGGGGCGGCGTGA
- a CDS encoding DUF2788 domain-containing protein, producing the protein MIFGFTEAQISGFFLTYGIGAFILYMVFIIGQLAWQSKAGRFGTFVLFLGLGVGFIGFLAKVVIQWWLER; encoded by the coding sequence GTGATCTTCGGCTTTACCGAGGCCCAGATCTCGGGCTTCTTCCTCACCTACGGGATCGGCGCATTCATCCTGTACATGGTGTTCATCATCGGCCAACTGGCCTGGCAGTCCAAGGCCGGGCGCTTCGGCACCTTCGTGCTCTTCCTCGGGCTGGGCGTGGGCTTCATCGGGTTCCTGGCGAAGGTGGTGATTCAGTGGTGGCTGGAGCGCTGA